The sequence ACAACCGACAAGCAACGCGCCGATGCGCAACGCTTCTATCTCGCGCTGGGCTTTCATGCCACCCATGAGGGCATGAAGCTCGCGCTGCAATGATCAAGGAGGGTCCGCCCCCATGCATGGCGAATATAAAGTCCCGGGCGGCAAACTGGTGGTTGCCGACCTGTCGGTCAGCGATGGCCTGCTCAGCGATGTCCGTATCAGCGGCGACTTCTTCCTGGAGCCGCCGGAAGCCCTGGCCCGCATCAACCAGGCGCTCACCGGCCTGCCTGCACAAGCCGACGAAGCGCAACTGAGCCAGGCGGTGCGCCAGGCGCTGCCAGCTGATGTCGAGATGTTCGGTTTTTCGCCCGAAGCCGTGGCCATTGTCGTTCGCAGGGCCCTCGCATGAGCCGCCCCGACTGGAAGGATTATCGCTGGGAGCTGGTGCACGAAGCGCCTCAACCCCCCCTGCTTCACATGGCGCTGGATGCCGTCATCACGGATGAGGTCGGCGCTGGCGTGCGCGCGCCGACATTGCGTATATGGGAATGGGCCGCACCGGCCGTGGTCATCGGGCGCTTTCAATCCCTGCGCAACGAAGTCGACGCCGAAGGCGCACGCCGCCACGGGGTGTCGGTCGTGCGGCGGGTCAGCGGCGGCGGGGCTATGTTCATCGAGCCGGGCAACTCCATCACCTACTCGCTGTCGGTGCCTCAGGAGTTCGTTGCCGGCATGAGCTTTCAGGAGTCCTATGCCTTTCTCGACTCCTGGGTGATCAAAGCCTTGCACGACCTGGGCATCAAGGCCTGGTATCAGCCCCTGAACGATATCGCCTCCGAGGGCGGCAAGATCGGCGGCGCGGCGCAGGCGCGGCGCAGCAAAGCCGTGCTGCACCACGTCACGATGTCCTATGACATCGATGCCGACAAGATGGTCGAGATTTTGCGTATCGGGCGAGAAAAGCTCTCCGACAAAGGCACGACCAGTGCCAAAAAGCGTGTCGACCCCCTGCGCAGCCAGACCGGCCTGGCGCGCGACGCGATCATCGAGCGCATGCTCCAGACCTTCGCCGCCATGGCACCGCTGCAACCCGTGGCACTGGCCGACAGCACCATCGCGGCAGCCCAAAAAGAGGTCGACGAAAAGTTCGCCACTGAGCAGTGGCTGACCCTCGTACCCTGATCGCTGCAGGCGCGACTTACGGCGCCTGCAGGCATGTATTGCATGAAAGAGGCTTTATGTTCCAGATCAATCTGCCCTTGTCCCCATCTGTCGCGAAACTGAGCGCCTGCGTCAGCCTCGTCTTGCTGGCCGCCTGCAGCAGTGCGCCGCCGGCCAATATCAGCCTGCCGGCTGGCGGCTCGCCTCAGGCCACCAGCAACGCCAGTATTGGCGACGTCAAAACACAACGCATCGAATGGAAAGGCGTCAAGCCTGGCTGCAACGGTGAGTGCCCCACCATCGAAATAGATAGCGTGGCGTTTCCCGACATCCCCAACTGACGCAGGCGGTCGACCACCTCCTGGCCAGCCTGACGGGCGTGGACAGCAAGCTGCGCGGCCAATACGGCAACCTCACCGAGTACACCCAATATTTCTGGCGCAATGCCCAGGGGCGCGACAACACGTTCTTCAAGGCCACGGTCAAAGACGTGGCGCAGGGCGTGATTGCGGTCGAGTTGCACACCAATCAGTATTTCACCGGGGCCGCCCACGGTATTCCGGCCACGCTGTATCTCAATTGGCAGATCGCAGGCGGCCGTCTGCTGCACCTCGATGACCTCCTTATCCCCGGACGCCGACCCGCCTACGACAAGGTCCTGCAGCAGGCGCATCGCAAATGGCTGGCCACCAATGAGGATGCCAAGCACGACCCAGCGGCATACGACAAGATGTGGCCCTTCCAGGTGACCGACAACATCGCGGTCACGCGCGAGGGCCTCGTGGTCAAGTATGACGCCTACTCGATTGCGCCGTACTCGCATGGCGAACCGGAGCTGCTGCTGCCCTGGAGCGAGCTGCGCGGCGTGGTAAAACCGGAGTTTCTGCTCAGCCCGTCCTGAATCCGGCCGAGCTCGGGCAGACGGCGGCAGGCGCTACCCTGTCGCTCTCCATCCGCTGCCTGACGCAGCAGCCGCGCGGTCTTCGGGGCTGCAAGGCCCGACTATCGCCATGACAGGTAACCAACACCTGTCTGGATGGCCTCAAGGATAAAGGCCGCGGACCTGACGCGCCTGCAATATGCGGGTGCACGCCACAATGAAGGCCGCCGTACGCAACGTGACATTATGCTCACGCGCCACCTGGGCGATGCTCGTGTAGGCCTCGCGCATGATGCGCTCGAGGCGCTGGTTGATTTCTTCCTCGCTCCAGAAAAAGCTCGAGAAATCCTGCACCCACTCAAAGTACGAAACCGTCACACCGCCGGCATTGGCCAGCACGTCGGGCACGACATATACGCCGTTTTCTCGCAGGATATCGTCAGCCTGCGGGGTGGTCGGGCCATTGGCACCTTCGACCACGATCTTGGCCCGCACCTTGGCAGCATTGGCCTCAGTGATCTGGGACTCCAGCGCTGCAGGGATCAGGAAATCGGTTTCAAGCGTCCAGAATTCGGCATTGTCCAGGGCCTGGCCACCCGAAAAATCTGCCACGCCACCCGTGGCAGCCACGTGGGCCAACAATTTGTGCACATCCAGCCCGGCTCCATTGTGCACGGTGCCGGTATGATCCTGCGCCGCGATGACTTGTGCGCCGGCTTCGTGGAACAGACGAGCGGCCGTGCCGCCCACGTTGCCAAAGCCCTGCACCGCGACCTTTGCACCGGCCACAGGCACGTTGCGGTCCCGGGCCGCTTCGCACGCAACCACGAAAACCCCGCGCCCGGTGGCTTCGACGCGGCCCAGGCTGCCGCCCAGCGCGATAGGCTTACCAGTGACGACACCCGTGGCGGTAGCCCCTTCATTCATCGAATAGGTGTCCATCATCCACGCCATGGTCTGGGCGTTGGTGTTGACATCGGGTGCCGGAATATCCTTGGATGGGCCAATGATGACGCCGATTTCGGTGGTGTAACGGCGCGTGACGCGCTCGAGCTCGGCCTGCGACATATTGCGCGGATCCAATCGCACGCCGCCCTTGGCGCCGCCATAGGGCAAATTGACCGCCGCGTTCTTAATCGACATCCAGGCGGCCAGCGCCATCACTTCGGACAGCGTCACATCCTGGTGGAAACGCACCCCGCCCTTGCCCGGACCCCGGGAGGTATTGTGCTGCACCCGATAACCCTCGAAGTGAGCAATCTGACCATTGTCCAACTCGATCGGAACATCCACCACCAGCGCGCGCTTGGGGCGCTTGAGCGTTTCGACCCAGCGTGCCAACGAACCCAGGTAGGGTGTGACGCGGTCGACCTGCTGCAGATAGACACCCCAGGGACCGAGGTGGTTGGCATCCAGATAGGAAGGCAAGGCATGAACGAGGGGTTGAGACATAAACGCGATCTCCGGGCTGAGTTTGCGAAATTCTACCCGCGAGTCAGATGTGTCACCATATATATATCTAATTTTTTAAATAGGGACGCATAATAAGCCGGTGACGCGGAGTGGCGCCGCATGCCCGGAGTCGTCGCTGCAGGCTGACGCGCCGCGACCGCGCTTGGTGAGGTGTCGAACGTGCAGGGGACGCCCAGGGCCGTCAGGCCACTCGTATTGACAACCGCCCGGTAAGCCGCCGAGACGGCCGCACACCAGTCCCGCCAGCGACAGCGGCGCGTTGGCGTCGAGCCCTACCGCGCCGCACATAAAAAAAAACGGCCTTCAAAGGCCGTTCGCTGCCGCAGCGCTCACGTCGCTGCATCATCCCGCTTGCTTGCCTCATAGCGAGCCTTGTGCTCGGCATTGGGCGGATACAAGCCCGGCAGGGCCCGCCCCTGCGCGACTTCGCGCATGATCCAGCCCTCCAGGCGCTCTTGCTCGACGGCCTCGGCCACGACCTCATCGAGCAAAGCGGCCGGGATCACGACAGCGCCATCCTGGTCGGCCACGATGACGTCGCCAGGAAATACCGCCACGCCACCGCAACCGACGGGCTGCTGCCAATCGACGAACGTCAACGCGGCCACCGAAGGCGGCGCAGCGGTCCCCGCTGCCCAGACCGGCAGGCCGGTGGAAAGGACACCGGCCAGATCCCGCACGGCGCCATCGCTGACCAACGCCGCCACGCCCCGATGTGCCATGCGAGCACATAGGATATCGCCCCAGAATCCGGCGTCTTTAACGCCCTGGGCGTCGACCACGGCAATGCATCCCGCAGGCATTTGCTCGATGGCCGCGCGCGTGGACGTCGGAGAACTCCAGGAAGCGGGCGTGGCCAGATCTTCCCGCGCTGGAATGAAGCGCACGGTAAAAGCGCGCCCGGCGATGCGCGGCAAGCCGGGCGCCAGTGGAAACGCGCCGCGTATCCACACATTGCGCAGGCCCTTTTTGAGCAGGACGGTGGTCAGTGTGGCGGTAGTGATCCTTTCGAGCGCCCTGAAGGCCTCGTCGTCCCGGAA comes from Bordetella holmesii ATCC 51541 and encodes:
- a CDS encoding bacterial lipoate ligase family protein, whose protein sequence is MHGEYKVPGGKLVVADLSVSDGLLSDVRISGDFFLEPPEALARINQALTGLPAQADEAQLSQAVRQALPADVEMFGFSPEAVAIVVRRALA
- a CDS encoding demethylmenaquinone methyltransferase family protein, encoding MTTLAREPFRDDEAFRALERITTATLTTVLLKKGLRNVWIRGAFPLAPGLPRIAGRAFTVRFIPAREDLATPASWSSPTSTRAAIEQMPAGCIAVVDAQGVKDAGFWGDILCARMAHRGVAALVSDGAVRDLAGVLSTGLPVWAAGTAAPPSVAALTFVDWQQPVGCGGVAVFPGDVIVADQDGAVVIPAALLDEVVAEAVEQERLEGWIMREVAQGRALPGLYPPNAEHKARYEASKRDDAAT
- a CDS encoding biotin/lipoate A/B ligase family protein, translated to MSRPDWKDYRWELVHEAPQPPLLHMALDAVITDEVGAGVRAPTLRIWEWAAPAVVIGRFQSLRNEVDAEGARRHGVSVVRRVSGGGAMFIEPGNSITYSLSVPQEFVAGMSFQESYAFLDSWVIKALHDLGIKAWYQPLNDIASEGGKIGGAAQARRSKAVLHHVTMSYDIDADKMVEILRIGREKLSDKGTTSAKKRVDPLRSQTGLARDAIIERMLQTFAAMAPLQPVALADSTIAAAQKEVDEKFATEQWLTLVP
- a CDS encoding putative lipo domain protein, which gives rise to MFQINLPLSPSVAKLSACVSLVLLAACSSAPPANISLPAGGSPQATSNASIGDVKTQRIEWKGVKPGCNGECPTIEIDSVAFPDIPN
- a CDS encoding glutamate/Leucine/Phenylalanine/Valine dehydrogenase family protein — encoded protein: MSQPLVHALPSYLDANHLGPWGVYLQQVDRVTPYLGSLARWVETLKRPKRALVVDVPIELDNGQIAHFEGYRVQHNTSRGPGKGGVRFHQDVTLSEVMALAAWMSIKNAAVNLPYGGAKGGVRLDPRNMSQAELERVTRRYTTEIGVIIGPSKDIPAPDVNTNAQTMAWMMDTYSMNEGATATGVVTGKPIALGGSLGRVEATGRGVFVVACEAARDRNVPVAGAKVAVQGFGNVGGTAARLFHEAGAQVIAAQDHTGTVHNGAGLDVHKLLAHVAATGGVADFSGGQALDNAEFWTLETDFLIPAALESQITEANAAKVRAKIVVEGANGPTTPQADDILRENGVYVVPDVLANAGGVTVSYFEWVQDFSSFFWSEEEINQRLERIMREAYTSIAQVAREHNVTLRTAAFIVACTRILQARQVRGLYP